The following are from one region of the Artemia franciscana unplaced genomic scaffold, ASM3288406v1 Scaffold_2700, whole genome shotgun sequence genome:
- the LOC136042989 gene encoding uncharacterized protein LOC136042989, with translation MHYLVQPARRSGTRGRPSGGLAIITRSNSGPPVCVEQNEWFQAAKMHGVFFVNVYLPTNYNDIASEKKFAKACQKLGKCLLSLVQKSCPVIILGDFNCNLDDHSCPRAVLLLNALPSGFKVAKKDKCYSYISTAKTVSNLDHVVTYKLDLESVSVGSDGAYSDHLPLSFAIPAVSPQCAPKTKPEPARDWKKVVREQFQLNCEQILKKIKVPFHLLQWDCDLTESEIRLQLNMYFYEICHSLRVAERVAVPLRSVRRGSRVKGWASNSELVKARAAAKFWLGVWHECDRPRSGVVNELRVYTKRRFAKELRKHRSSLKRETVSKIIENPNLVWKLRARPVESTGQNASDIDEEIWVDYFAAEFSPPDEVKNKKFSEELDQLMTKEHNYLVISSAKITHLCQKLKKKLSAGADQICALHLLNGVITPVLKKGKPAHEPSSYRPITVSSVFCKLFEKLIISDIKASCKVPPHQFGFQAGLGCAHALHVAANVLLDAHISKESLAIGEYDVRRAFDSGIHSQNMVELRKSGVDPCYCQNP, from the exons ATGCATTACCTCGTTCAACCTGCGCGAAGATCTGGGACTCGGGGTCGTCCCTCTGGTGGCCTAGCCATAATCACGCGCTCTAACTCGGGGCCCCCCGTGTGTGTCGAGCAGAATGAATGGTTCCAAGCTGCCAAAATGCATGGCGTGTTTTtcgtaaatgtttatttaccaaCCAATTACAATGACATCGCTTCAGAAAAGAAGTTTGCAAAAGCATGCCAGAAGCTCGGAAAGTGCCTCCTCAGTTTAGTCCAGAAATCATGCCCTGTTATAATtcttggtgactttaactgCAATCTCGACGATCATTCCTGCCCTCGGGCTGTACTATTGCTGAACGCCTTACCAAGCGGATTTAAAGTTGCTAAGAAGGATAAGTGCTATTCCTATATCAGTACCGCAAAAACCGTCTCAAATCTTGATCATGTAGTAACTTACAAACTGGACCTAGAGTCAGTCTCGGTTGGATCTGACGGTGCCTATTCGGATCATTTACCTCTCTCTTTTGCAATACCAGCCGTCAGTCCCCAGTGTGCTCCAAAAACCAAGCCTGAGCCAGCACGTGATTGGAAAAAAGTAGTCCGTGAGCAGTTCCAGCTCAATTGtgaacaaattttgaagaaaattaaagtgcctttccacctCCTACAGTGGGATTGTGACCTAACGGAAAGCGAGATACGCCTGCAACTGAACATGTATTTCTACGAAATTTGCCACTCCTTGAGAGTAGCTGAAAGGGTTGCTGTCCCATTACGTAGCGTCCGACGTGGGTCGCGAGTGAAAGGATGGGCCTCTAACAGTGAGCTTGTGAAGGCAAGAGCAGCTGCCAAGTTCTGGCTGGGGGTTTGGCACGAGTGCGACCGGCCAAGAAGCGGGGTAGTCAATGAATTGCGGGTTTATACAAAACGGCGGTTCGCGAAAGAGCTACGAAAACATCGTAGTAGCCTCAAACgggaaacagtttcaaaaatcattgaaaacccTAATTTGGTCTGGAAGCTCCGTGCCAGGCCTGTAGAAAGTACGGGACAAAATGCTAGTGATATAGATGAGGaaatatgggtagattattttGCTGCTGAATTCTCCCCACCAGatgaagtgaaaaataaaaagtttagcgAAGAGCTCGATCAGCTTATGACGAAAGAGCATAATTACCTCGTGATTTCTAGTGCGAAAATAACCcacctttgtcaaaaattaaagaagaaattatccGCCGGTGCCGACCAAATCTGTGCTCTACACCTACTGAATG GTGTGATCACTccagttttgaaaaagggtaaACCTGCTCATGAACCATCGTCATACAGACCCATTACTGTATCATCTGTGTTTTGCAAGCTATTTGAAAAGCTCATAATTTCGGACATTAAAGCTAGTTGTAAAGTGCCTCCCCACCAGTTTGGATTCCAAGCTGGCTTAGGATGTGCCCATGCCTTGCATGTAGCTGCAAATGTTCTACTGGATGCCCACATTTCGAAAGAAAGCCTAGCTATAGGTGAATATGATGTACGGCGGGCTTTTGATTCGGGTATCCATTCTCAGAATATGGTTGAGCTGAGAAAGTCCGGAGTTGACCCGTGCTATTGTCAAAACCCTTGA